The nucleotide sequence GCCCTTCGGCGTTCTCGACCTCGATCCAGACGGGCATTACGCGGGCCCCCTCCTCGAAGACCGGCGAGACCCGGACGACCGAACCCGGGACGCTCAGCCCGGGGGCGCCGGGGAAGGTGACCCGGACCGGCTGGCCGGGCCGAA is from Tautonia marina and encodes:
- a CDS encoding efflux RND transporter periplasmic adaptor subunit; the encoded protein is RPGQPVRVTFPGAPGLSVPGSVVRVSPVFEEGARVMPVWIEVENAEGRLFEGMQARAVIDVFPPAPSIAGRPGGDS